In a single window of the Leisingera daeponensis DSM 23529 genome:
- a CDS encoding DUF2852 domain-containing protein, which yields MTSFTPTARHTPVQGWFSRSEAWLDSKGKGAWIAAMVLGFVFFWPVGLALLFYMIWSKRMFSKFSCSHQSKTWARHGFSAMKPSGNSAFDAYKADTLRRLEQEQHDFEAFLERLRDAKDKAEFDQFMDDRARAADHGDDAADEDEDRGEPKRR from the coding sequence ATGACGAGTTTCACCCCGACCGCCCGCCACACACCGGTGCAGGGCTGGTTTTCCCGCAGCGAAGCCTGGCTGGACAGCAAGGGCAAAGGCGCCTGGATTGCCGCCATGGTGCTTGGCTTCGTGTTCTTCTGGCCGGTCGGTCTGGCCCTTCTCTTCTACATGATCTGGAGCAAACGCATGTTCAGCAAATTCTCCTGCAGCCACCAAAGCAAGACCTGGGCACGCCACGGCTTCTCGGCGATGAAACCCTCGGGCAACAGCGCCTTTGATGCCTACAAGGCCGACACGCTGCGCCGCCTGGAACAGGAGCAGCATGACTTCGAAGCCTTCCTGGAGCGCCTGCGCGACGCCAAGGACAAGGCCGAGTTCGACCAGTTCATGGATGACCGCGCCCGCGCCGCAGATCACGGCGATGACGCGGCGGATGAGGACGAAGACCGCGGCGAACCCAAGCGCCGCTAA
- a CDS encoding arginyltransferase — protein MRHTLPIAPQFYVTAPQPCPYLGGRMERKLFTALQGDGVEQLNNSLSQQGFRRSQNVLYRPSCSECSACLSARIDVSAFSPTRSQKRTLKRNAHLERRATSPWATEDQFALFRSYLDSRHADGGMADMDVFEYAAMIEETPVRSRVVEYAEAGSNRLTAVSLTDVLEDGLSMVYSFYAPDQPKNSLGTFMILDHIQIAREAGLPYVYLGYWVPGSQKMGYKAKFSGLEIYHQSGWTKMTDPSEFEAASHPLSTDPIAEQVANIQLPEQPIHRSR, from the coding sequence ATGCGCCATACCCTTCCCATTGCACCGCAGTTTTACGTGACAGCGCCGCAGCCCTGCCCCTATCTGGGCGGCCGGATGGAGCGGAAGCTGTTCACTGCACTGCAGGGCGACGGGGTGGAACAGCTCAACAACAGCCTCAGCCAGCAGGGCTTCCGGCGCTCGCAGAATGTGCTCTACCGGCCCTCCTGCTCGGAATGCTCGGCCTGCCTGTCGGCCCGGATCGACGTGTCGGCCTTCTCCCCGACGCGCAGCCAGAAACGCACCCTGAAACGCAACGCCCATCTGGAGCGGCGGGCGACTTCGCCCTGGGCGACCGAGGACCAGTTTGCGCTGTTCCGCAGCTATCTGGACAGCCGTCACGCCGATGGCGGCATGGCCGACATGGATGTGTTCGAATACGCCGCAATGATCGAGGAAACCCCGGTGCGCAGCCGGGTGGTGGAGTATGCCGAGGCGGGCAGCAACCGCCTGACCGCGGTATCGCTCACGGATGTGCTGGAAGACGGCCTCAGCATGGTCTACTCGTTCTATGCGCCGGACCAGCCGAAGAACTCGCTCGGCACCTTCATGATCCTGGATCATATCCAGATCGCGCGGGAGGCCGGTTTGCCTTACGTCTATCTGGGCTATTGGGTCCCCGGCAGCCAGAAAATGGGATACAAGGCCAAGTTCTCCGGCCTTGAGATTTATCACCAAAGCGGATGGACGAAAATGACCGACCCGTCGGAGTTCGAGGCCGCCAGCCATCCGCTGTCGACCGATCCGATTGCCGAACAGGTCGCCAATATCCAGTTGCCCGAACAGCCCATCCACCGCAGCCGCTGA
- a CDS encoding RDD family protein, whose amino-acid sequence MTALPDPDYQAEFYASVPAKRLIAWVIDSILIFTLSAGAVLLTAFTGLLVWPLLYLAVGFAYRTVTIANGSATWGMRFAGIELRDSAGQRLDSGMAALHTAGYSLSLGFPVLQVISIILMLTSPRGQGLTDHFLGTVMLNRRV is encoded by the coding sequence ATGACCGCCCTGCCCGATCCCGACTACCAGGCAGAATTCTATGCGTCTGTACCCGCCAAGCGGCTGATCGCCTGGGTCATCGACAGCATCCTGATCTTTACGCTCAGCGCCGGCGCAGTGCTGCTGACCGCCTTCACCGGGCTCCTGGTCTGGCCGCTTCTGTATCTGGCGGTTGGCTTTGCCTACCGGACCGTGACCATTGCGAACGGCTCCGCGACCTGGGGGATGCGCTTTGCCGGGATTGAGCTGCGCGACAGCGCGGGCCAGCGGCTCGACAGCGGCATGGCAGCGCTGCACACTGCGGGCTATTCGCTGTCTCTGGGCTTCCCGGTGCTGCAAGTGATCTCGATCATCCTGATGCTGACCTCGCCGCGCGGCCAGGGCCTGACGGACCATTTCCTCGGCACCGTCATGCTGAACCGGCGGGTTTGA
- a CDS encoding [glutamate--ammonia-ligase] adenylyltransferase, translated as MTTALQITRLPRPFDPHLGAEARALVPALSGDLADLVAGACGSSPYLTELTAREADWLPEALQDPGAALQAVLADCRALEGVQLKPGLRQAKRRLALLTALCDLSGGWSLEQVTGALTDFGALCADVAIKSEIANLIRRRKLPGLTEDDIATAGGLSILAMGKMGAHELNYSSDIDLICLFDETRFDPDDFYEARQGMVRATKNMCAALSDRTGDGYVFRTDLRLRPDPAVTPVCLAMEAAERYYESLGRTWERAAYIKARPCAGDIAAGERFLHTLRPFVWRRHLDFAAIQDAHDIRLRIRESKGTGGALSVPGHDMKLGRGGIREIEFFTQTRQLIAGGRDESLRLRGTVEGLAALADKGWVPQDAAEQLAAHYRAHREVEHRIQMVHDAQTHRMPKSEDGIARIACLMDRDPEPLMAEIKERLEQVHALTEGFFSGGAAPRPAALPEETAELDGAVIARWPTYPALRSARGAQIFERLKPELLARVARTAKPGETLLALDGFLAGLPAGVQLFSLFGANPQLIDLLIDIAGTSRELASFLSRNSAVFDAVIGGAFFDPWPGAARLKAELARRLALEGDYEARLDATRRWSKEWHFRIGVHHLRGLIDGQQAGAQYAELAEVVIAGITPEVVDHFARKHGPAPGRGAAVLAMGSLGAGQIHAQSDLDIIVIYDPGTAEMSEGKRPLATRPYYARLTQAFVTALSAPMSQGRLYEVDMRLRPSGTQGPVAVSLAGFTLYQQNEAWVWEHLALTRARVVAGEASLAAEIEDFRAGLLAQPRQRGEVLQEVAQMRARLAAAKTPAGVWDAKNGPGRMMDVELISQAGALTSGSGARDVAAGLAGAVAAGWLNDADAEYLGASYRLFWSVQCAARLLSGKVIEADDIGEGGAQFLCRTTGYARLDALEQELQARYTGCAAIIADAVQGEGTDEGQQ; from the coding sequence ATGACGACCGCCCTGCAGATCACCCGCCTTCCCCGTCCCTTTGACCCTCATCTAGGCGCCGAGGCGCGCGCGCTGGTGCCCGCCCTGTCCGGCGATCTGGCCGATCTGGTGGCCGGGGCCTGCGGCTCCAGCCCCTATCTCACGGAACTCACCGCGCGGGAGGCGGACTGGCTGCCGGAGGCGCTGCAGGACCCCGGCGCGGCGCTTCAGGCCGTTCTGGCGGACTGCCGAGCGCTGGAGGGCGTGCAGCTGAAGCCCGGCCTGCGCCAGGCGAAAAGGCGGCTGGCGCTGCTGACCGCGCTTTGCGACCTCAGCGGCGGCTGGAGCCTGGAGCAGGTGACCGGCGCGCTGACCGATTTCGGGGCGCTCTGCGCAGATGTGGCCATCAAGTCGGAAATCGCCAATCTGATCCGCCGCAGGAAACTGCCGGGCCTGACGGAGGATGACATCGCGACCGCGGGCGGCCTCTCCATTCTGGCGATGGGCAAGATGGGCGCGCATGAGCTGAACTACAGCTCCGACATCGATCTGATCTGCCTGTTCGACGAAACCCGGTTCGACCCGGATGATTTCTATGAGGCGCGCCAGGGCATGGTGCGCGCGACGAAGAACATGTGCGCCGCGCTCAGCGACCGCACCGGCGACGGCTATGTGTTCCGCACCGACCTGCGGCTGCGCCCGGACCCGGCAGTCACGCCCGTCTGCCTGGCGATGGAGGCGGCGGAGCGCTACTACGAGAGCCTTGGCCGCACCTGGGAGCGCGCCGCCTATATCAAGGCGCGCCCCTGTGCCGGCGATATTGCTGCGGGGGAGCGGTTCCTGCACACGTTGCGGCCCTTTGTCTGGCGGCGGCACCTGGATTTCGCCGCCATCCAGGACGCCCATGACATCCGCTTGCGCATCCGGGAAAGCAAGGGCACCGGCGGCGCGCTGAGCGTGCCGGGGCACGACATGAAACTGGGCCGCGGCGGCATCCGCGAGATCGAATTCTTCACCCAGACCCGGCAGCTCATCGCGGGCGGGCGCGATGAATCGCTGCGCCTGCGCGGCACTGTCGAGGGGCTGGCGGCGCTGGCGGACAAGGGCTGGGTGCCGCAGGACGCGGCAGAGCAGCTGGCCGCGCATTACCGCGCTCACCGCGAGGTCGAGCACCGGATCCAGATGGTGCATGACGCCCAGACCCACCGGATGCCGAAATCCGAGGACGGCATCGCCCGCATCGCCTGCCTGATGGACCGCGACCCGGAACCGCTGATGGCGGAAATAAAGGAGCGCCTGGAACAGGTGCACGCGCTGACCGAAGGGTTCTTCTCCGGGGGCGCCGCCCCGCGGCCCGCGGCGCTGCCCGAGGAAACGGCAGAGCTTGACGGCGCCGTCATCGCCCGCTGGCCGACCTACCCGGCGCTGCGCTCCGCCCGCGGTGCGCAGATCTTCGAACGGCTCAAGCCGGAGCTGCTGGCCCGCGTTGCCAGAACCGCCAAGCCGGGCGAAACCCTGCTGGCGCTCGATGGCTTCCTGGCCGGGCTGCCTGCCGGGGTGCAGCTGTTTTCGCTGTTTGGCGCCAATCCGCAGCTGATTGACCTGCTGATCGACATTGCCGGCACCTCCCGCGAGCTTGCCAGCTTTCTGTCGCGCAACTCCGCCGTGTTCGATGCAGTGATCGGCGGGGCCTTCTTTGACCCATGGCCCGGCGCCGCCCGGCTGAAGGCCGAGCTGGCCCGCCGGCTGGCCCTGGAAGGCGACTACGAAGCCCGGCTCGACGCCACCCGCCGCTGGAGCAAGGAGTGGCACTTCCGCATCGGGGTCCATCACTTGCGCGGGCTGATCGACGGCCAGCAGGCCGGGGCGCAATACGCCGAACTGGCCGAAGTGGTGATCGCCGGGATCACCCCGGAAGTGGTGGATCACTTCGCCCGCAAGCACGGCCCCGCGCCGGGCCGCGGCGCGGCGGTGCTGGCGATGGGCTCGCTTGGCGCCGGGCAGATCCATGCGCAATCCGACCTCGACATCATCGTGATCTACGACCCCGGCACGGCGGAGATGTCGGAGGGCAAGCGCCCGCTGGCCACGCGCCCTTATTACGCCCGTCTCACCCAGGCCTTTGTCACCGCGCTGTCGGCGCCGATGTCGCAGGGCCGCCTCTATGAGGTCGACATGCGGCTGCGCCCCTCTGGCACACAAGGGCCAGTGGCGGTCAGCCTGGCGGGTTTCACCCTCTACCAGCAGAACGAGGCCTGGGTGTGGGAGCATCTGGCGCTGACCCGCGCCCGGGTGGTCGCCGGAGAGGCCAGCCTGGCCGCAGAGATCGAGGATTTCCGTGCGGGCCTCCTGGCGCAGCCGAGGCAGCGCGGCGAGGTGCTGCAGGAGGTGGCGCAGATGCGCGCGCGGCTTGCTGCCGCCAAGACGCCGGCGGGGGTCTGGGATGCCAAGAACGGGCCCGGGCGGATGATGGATGTGGAGCTGATCTCACAGGCGGGCGCGCTGACCTCCGGCTCCGGCGCGCGCGATGTGGCCGCGGGCCTGGCGGGGGCTGTCGCTGCCGGATGGCTGAATGACGCGGATGCGGAATACCTCGGTGCCAGTTACCGGCTATTCTGGTCGGTGCAATGCGCGGCGCGGCTGCTCTCCGGCAAGGTCATCGAGGCCGATGACATCGGCGAGGGCGGGGCGCAGTTCCTCTGCCGCACCACCGGCTATGCCCGGCTCGATGCGCTGGAGCAGGAGCTGCAGGCCCGCTACACCGGCTGCGCTGCGATCATAGCGGACGCCGTGCAAGGGGAAGGAACGGATGAAGGGCAGCAGTGA
- a CDS encoding VOC family protein encodes MQHLHAVSLVVPDYDAAIAFYCGRLGWQLAEDIDQGAKRWVRILPPGAAQGSLVLARAEGAEQEAAIGNQFGGRVGLFLASDDFARDHAAMLAQGVTFEEDPRQELYGTVAVWRDPFGNRWDLIQFA; translated from the coding sequence ATGCAGCATCTCCACGCCGTCTCGCTGGTGGTGCCGGATTATGACGCCGCCATCGCCTTTTACTGCGGCCGCCTTGGCTGGCAGCTGGCTGAGGATATTGATCAGGGCGCCAAGCGCTGGGTGCGGATCCTGCCACCGGGCGCTGCGCAGGGCAGCCTGGTGCTGGCCCGCGCCGAAGGCGCCGAGCAGGAAGCTGCCATCGGCAACCAGTTCGGCGGCCGTGTCGGGCTGTTCCTGGCCAGCGATGATTTCGCCCGCGACCACGCTGCGATGCTGGCTCAAGGCGTGACCTTCGAAGAGGACCCGCGGCAGGAGCTTTATGGCACCGTAGCGGTCTGGCGCGACCCCTTCGGCAACCGCTGGGACCTGATCCAGTTCGCCTGA